In the genome of Cryptomeria japonica chromosome 8, Sugi_1.0, whole genome shotgun sequence, one region contains:
- the LOC131074233 gene encoding TMV resistance protein N-like — protein sequence MFQTKAKLIPLFYHVDPSDFRHIKGRVADAFSKHEEKRRYPKDDIEQWKVCLKNVSEIKGYEFNGQNESLWNSILENIMKLLSDCIGIQLSSTGSDQKKLCNGMVSAVMNEKQKRKIPFQAAKYEVGLHKLVNDFHGHCRRNGQMIDKIIGIYGMGGSGKTTLAKYLFNHKHSEFSGSTFLFDVREQQVKGELTSLQSKLLKDLQLEGNSIPSIEDGIAVIKHNLERR from the exons ATGTTTCAAACCAAGGCCAAACTTATTCCTCTGTTTTACCATGTTGACCCTTCAGACTTCCGCCATATAAAAGGAAGAGTTGCGGATGCATTTTCCAAACACGAAGAGAAGCGCAGATATCCTAAGGATGACATTGAACAGTGGAAAGTGTGCCTCAAGAACGTTTCAGAGATCAAGGGCTACGAATTTAACGGACAAAATGA ATCATTATGGAattcaattttggaaaatattatGAAGTTGCTGTCTGATTGCATAGGAATACAGCTTTCGTCCACTGGGAG CGATCAGAAAAAGTTGTGTAATGGCATGGTGTCTGCTGTGATGAACGAGAAGCAAAAGAGGAAAATTCCTTTCCAAGCTGCAAAATATGAGGTTGGACTTCATAAGCTTGTGAATGATTTCCACGGCCATTGCCGGAGAAATGGGCAGATGATAGATAAAATAATTGGCATCTACGGAATGGGAGGGTCTGGCAAGACCACTCTCGCCAAATATTTGTTCAATCACAAACATTCAGAATTTAGTGGATCAACTTTTCTCTTTGATGTACGGGAACAACAAGTCAAAGGTGAGTTGACTTCTCTGCAAAGTAAGCTTCTCAAAGATCTTCAGCTGGAAGGAAATAGCATTCCTAGCATAGAAGATGGGATCGCCGTTATCAAGCATAATCTTGAGAGGAGATGA
- the LOC131074231 gene encoding disease resistance protein RPP2B-like produces MNPQHSRELFCWHAFQRQSCGSGYDNLVDSFVNLCKGSPLALKVMGAHVSSGEKAYWKLQLDVVKARLHKDIRDTLKISYDALEEDQKQIFNDIVCFFIGERVSTAINIWKASRWRAEHALQTLKDKCLVETILRGGELTFPDTIDYYEPPFYFRMHDHLRDLGRELADNETNHPLRRWRPEDLVLLKLKELYCFLWAGRTDSTQLNKLVSSFGILNNLERLQLNFGKDIFRWNIECNCLLLSVRKLTNLKTLELMYFQLEEEFALSNSGEATDDRFCMGSLEAITLCGAFKTRRVSISGQSCPILKTLKLYSMEDLIEVDVTGVTTLEGLVLNMTELPNFGFVSCLKRICISRCRNLRDISAIEILKGLKRIWIAHCPELESIKAIEQLRRLKRIFINECTELQGVICLEELKPLKSVFIGRCPRLQNIQGIEFLICLESIVINGCPLVQHITGIEKLKGLKQMIFFKDK; encoded by the exons ATGAATCCACAGCATAGCAGAGAGCTCTTCTGCTGGCATGCATTTCAAAGACAATCTTGTGGAAGTGGATATGATAATTTGGTAGACAGCTTTGTCAATTTGTGTAAAGGTTCACCTCTTGCCCTTAAAGTAATGGGCGCGCATGTTTCTAGCGGTGAAAAGGCTTATTGGAAGTTACAGTTAGATGTTGTTAAGGCAAGGCTACACAAAGACATAAGAGATACTCTTAAAATAAGCTATGATGCTCTGGAAGAGGATCAAAAACAGATCTTTAATGATATAGTGTGCTTTTTCATAGGGGAACGTGTGAGCACGGCAATAAATATATGGAAGGCTTCAAGGTGGAGAGCCGAACATGCACTTCAGACCCTCAAGGACAAATGCCTTGTTGAAACAATACTCCGTGGTGGGGAATTAACATTTCCTGATACAATAGACTATTATGAGCCACCATTTTATTTCAGAATGCATGATCATCTCCGCGACTTGGGGAGAGAACTGGCAGATAATGAAACGAACCATCCTCTTCGACGGTGGCGTCCTGAAGATCTT GTTTTGCTCAAGCTCAAAGAGCTATATTGTTTTTTATGGGCTGGTCGTACAGATTCCACTCAACTAAACAAACTGGTGAGCTCGTTTGGAATATTAAACAATCTAGAAAGGCTGCAGCTAAATTTTGGAAAAGACATCTTCAGATGGAATATTGAATGTAATTGCTTGctattatctgtgagaaaactcACCAATCTGAAAACTCTAGAGTTGATGTACTTTCAACTAGAAGAGGAATTTGCTTTAAGCAACAGCGGAGAGGCAACTGATGATCGGTTTTGTATGGGAAGCCTTGAAGCCATAACTCTGTGTGGTGCATTCAAAACAAGGAGGGTCTCAATTAGTGGACAGTCGTGTCCCATCCTTAAAACTCTTAAGCTTTATTCTATGGAAGATCTAATTGAAGTGGATGTAACAGGGGTAACCACATTGGAAGGTCTGGTGCT GAATATGACAGAGTTACCAAATTTTGGGTTTGTCAGTTGTCTCAAGAGGATCTGTATTAGCCGCTGTCGGAACCTGCGGGATATATCAGCTATTGAAATATTGAAGGGATTGAAGAGGATCTGGATCGCGCATTGTCCAGAGCTGGAGAGTATAAAAGCTAttgaacaattgaggagattgaagaGAATCTTCATTAACGAATGTACAGAGCTGCAGGGTGTAATTTGTTTGGAAGAATTGAAGCCGTTGAAGAGTGTCTTCATTGGGCGATGTCCAAGGCTGCAGAACATACAAGGCATTGAATTTTTAATATGCCTGGAGAGCATTGTCATTAACGGATGTCCGCTGGTGCAGCACATAACGGGTATTGAAAAATTGAAAGGACTGAAGCAGATGATTTTCTTTAAA GATAAGTAA